A section of the Polyangia bacterium genome encodes:
- a CDS encoding arsenate reductase family protein has protein sequence MAAMVYQYPKCSTCRTALKWLDEHEVDYQKTDLVASPPSVATLRDLHQRSGLPITRLFNTSGESYRLGNFKEKLKSMSQAEALAALAKDGKLIKRPILDNGRTVVVGFDEKAYTAAARRKT, from the coding sequence ATGGCAGCGATGGTCTACCAGTATCCGAAGTGCAGCACGTGTCGAACCGCGTTGAAGTGGCTAGACGAGCACGAAGTGGATTATCAGAAAACCGATCTGGTGGCGTCGCCTCCCTCGGTGGCCACGTTGCGCGATTTGCACCAACGTTCCGGCCTGCCCATCACCCGGCTATTCAACACATCGGGCGAAAGTTACCGCCTGGGCAATTTCAAAGAAAAACTGAAGAGCATGTCGCAGGCGGAGGCGCTGGCCGCGCTGGCCAAGGACGGCAAGCTGATCAAGCGACCGATCCTGGACAACGGCCGCACGGTGGTGGTCGGCTTCGACGAGAAGGCGTACACCGCCGCCGCCCGCCGCAAGACCTAG